A stretch of the Methanosphaera sp. genome encodes the following:
- a CDS encoding glycosyltransferase, translating to MQFLPQLVLIMLVLLAFAGFPKKSKKYDMASVVIPAFNEEESIEHVISAVKQVDVIDQIIVVDDGSKDNTASIVSKIPGVLLIKHRTNKGKGSAMNTGLKKVKNEVVLFLDADLREIQKQQIETIVKPILQGNADIAKTKFKREAGRVTELTAKPLLQFFFPELSFAQPLSGQFAATKTFLDKIDLENDYGVDIGIVLDAESLGMKIVEVDIGDIVHDHSTLQELNIMANEVVRTIVDRAINYGRLTMVDDLGNSIRMEIMGLSLITLGIFGIFFIKFMNLYISILIILAGLIIAIYHIVRIVKMSIHVYRRSNLSTRDMFRVFMKTHFPVVISVLILLLLMISLLGSVSITSNQISIEPVSKNMIIPTSSSSTSSSQQQQSVDVRGPYNVANALENEEDLIRLPLSASNTLQAQYGDYVYINNERYQLEQAVNHENDLLRIPEKARHGLEVKVDMTIRDSDLKSVFEDSYLVKNIKVDPNNVNNSSHLDVNHTNISVGEHYSQNATEGNILTVYVNDTEVGKTAAILNENSTYSIYINGAAMSNLNINKTTNGTIYNTTYNNSTVEVKMEPSDVNATLVFADDDSYVKFLNIHINDKNSYK from the coding sequence TTGCAATTTTTACCACAATTAGTTCTAATTATGCTCGTATTGCTTGCTTTTGCCGGTTTTCCTAAGAAGTCAAAAAAGTATGATATGGCATCTGTTGTAATTCCTGCATTTAATGAAGAGGAATCAATTGAGCATGTAATTAGTGCTGTAAAACAAGTAGATGTAATTGATCAAATTATTGTCGTAGATGATGGATCGAAGGATAATACTGCATCTATTGTATCTAAAATACCAGGAGTACTTCTTATTAAACATAGAACTAATAAGGGTAAAGGTTCTGCAATGAATACAGGACTTAAAAAGGTTAAAAATGAGGTTGTACTATTTCTTGATGCTGATCTTCGTGAAATACAAAAACAGCAGATTGAAACAATAGTAAAACCTATCCTTCAGGGAAATGCTGATATTGCAAAAACCAAGTTTAAAAGAGAAGCAGGACGTGTAACAGAACTTACAGCAAAGCCACTTTTACAGTTTTTCTTCCCAGAGCTTAGCTTTGCACAACCTCTTAGTGGACAGTTTGCTGCAACTAAGACATTTCTTGATAAGATAGATCTTGAAAATGATTATGGTGTAGATATTGGTATTGTTCTTGATGCTGAATCTCTTGGCATGAAGATTGTAGAAGTTGATATTGGTGATATTGTACATGATCATTCAACACTACAAGAACTTAATATTATGGCAAATGAGGTGGTACGGACAATTGTTGATCGTGCAATAAATTATGGACGATTAACTATGGTTGATGATCTTGGAAATTCAATAAGAATGGAAATTATGGGATTATCACTCATTACACTTGGAATATTTGGTATATTTTTCATTAAATTTATGAACTTATATATTTCAATTTTAATAATACTAGCAGGTCTTATAATTGCCATTTATCATATTGTGCGTATTGTTAAGATGTCAATTCATGTTTATCGCCGAAGTAATCTTTCAACACGTGACATGTTTAGGGTATTTATGAAGACACATTTTCCTGTTGTAATATCAGTTCTTATCTTACTGCTTCTTATGATATCTCTTCTTGGATCTGTAAGTATTACATCAAATCAGATATCAATTGAGCCTGTAAGTAAAAATATGATCATACCAACATCCTCATCATCTACATCTTCATCACAACAGCAGCAGAGTGTTGATGTACGTGGACCTTATAATGTTGCAAATGCACTTGAAAATGAAGAGGATCTTATACGATTGCCTCTGTCGGCTTCAAATACACTGCAAGCCCAGTATGGTGATTATGTATATATTAACAATGAAAGATATCAACTAGAGCAGGCTGTAAATCATGAAAATGATCTTCTCAGAATTCCTGAGAAAGCTCGTCATGGTCTTGAAGTTAAAGTTGACATGACAATTCGTGATTCTGACTTAAAATCTGTATTTGAGGATTCATATCTTGTAAAGAATATAAAGGTAGATCCTAATAATGTTAATAATTCATCACATCTTGATGTTAATCATACAAATATTAGTGTTGGTGAACATTACTCACAAAATGCAACAGAGGGCAATATATTAACTGTTTATGTTAATGATACAGAGGTAGGAAAAACAGCTGCAATTCTTAATGAAAATAGTACATATTCAATATATATTAATGGAGCAGCTATGTCTAACTTGAATATTAATAAAACAACAAATGGAACCATATATAATACAACATATAATAATTCAACTGTTGAAGTTAAAATGGAGCCATCAGATGTCAATGCAACTTTAGTATTTGCTGATGATGATTCATATGTTAAATTCCTTAATATTCACATTAATGATAAAAATTCATATAAATAA
- a CDS encoding sugar phosphate nucleotidyltransferase — MNETIGMILCGGFGKRLRPVTETIPKPLVELKEDYTILDKQIFDFKSAGIKKVILLTGFLGEKIEERYGNSYMGVEVEYVKEDQPLGTLNAIRLGMEHIREDQQCVIRNGDVVADLNIKKMIEDGEKSPFDFTIFVTRMVSPYGIVELSGDKITSFKEKPVLDYYINGGIYFCKGKLDFGSYKTGDIEKTLFPELAKEKKLGYYKENELFWMAVDTSKELQQVQNEYKNREDKPWGYEKVLISTEKYLTKELFLKEGYQTSFHYHPNKDETMYIVSGRGYIEFEDKKEYFSTKDTVRVEPQTAHTIVALENTVLHEVSTPDLDDTVRIKDYYDAETPTGKR; from the coding sequence ATGAATGAAACCATAGGAATGATACTCTGCGGTGGATTTGGAAAAAGATTACGTCCTGTAACTGAAACAATTCCAAAACCACTTGTAGAACTTAAAGAGGATTACACAATACTAGATAAACAAATATTTGACTTCAAAAGTGCAGGAATTAAAAAAGTAATTCTATTAACAGGTTTCCTTGGAGAAAAAATCGAGGAAAGATATGGTAATAGCTACATGGGCGTAGAAGTAGAGTATGTAAAAGAAGATCAACCACTTGGAACACTCAATGCTATAAGACTTGGAATGGAACACATTAGAGAAGATCAACAATGTGTAATAAGAAATGGAGATGTAGTTGCAGATCTAAATATTAAGAAAATGATTGAAGATGGTGAAAAATCTCCATTTGACTTTACAATATTTGTAACACGAATGGTTTCACCATATGGAATAGTAGAACTTAGTGGAGATAAAATCACCTCATTTAAAGAAAAACCAGTACTTGACTACTACATAAATGGTGGAATCTACTTCTGTAAAGGAAAACTTGACTTTGGATCATACAAAACAGGAGATATAGAAAAAACATTATTCCCAGAGCTTGCAAAAGAGAAAAAACTAGGATACTACAAGGAAAATGAACTCTTCTGGATGGCAGTAGATACATCAAAAGAACTTCAACAAGTACAAAATGAATATAAAAACAGAGAAGATAAACCTTGGGGATATGAAAAAGTACTTATTAGTACAGAAAAATATCTTACAAAAGAATTATTCCTAAAAGAAGGATATCAGACAAGTTTCCACTACCACCCTAATAAGGATGAAACAATGTATATTGTAAGTGGTAGAGGTTACATAGAATTTGAAGATAAAAAAGAATATTTCAGCACAAAAGATACAGTAAGAGTAGAACCACAAACTGCACATACAATTGTAGCACTTGAAAATACAGTATTACATGAAGTTTCAACACCTGATCTTGATGATACAGTAAGAATAAAAGACTACTATGATGCTGAAACACCAACAGGTAAAAGATAG
- a CDS encoding fibrillarin-like rRNA/tRNA 2'-O-methyltransferase yields MQINEIGENVYQIDNQIATVNLNPGKSIYQEKLITYEDKEFRLWNPRRSKLAAAIIKGLRTFPFKRDSKVLYLGASAGTTPSHISDICTEGRIYSVEFSATMIREFLDVSKDRPNLIALFGDATRPLEYQSFLEAVDVVYSDVAQARQTQLFIDNFKLFAKEDAIGILMIKARSIDVTRNPNDIFKEQKKLLKQEGLQIIEEIKLDPYEKDHIAYICKKAF; encoded by the coding sequence ATGCAGATTAATGAAATTGGAGAAAATGTATATCAGATAGATAATCAGATTGCTACTGTTAATTTAAATCCTGGAAAGAGTATTTATCAAGAAAAGCTTATTACATATGAAGATAAGGAGTTTCGTCTCTGGAATCCTAGACGTTCAAAGCTTGCTGCTGCTATAATTAAGGGTCTTAGAACTTTTCCTTTTAAACGTGACAGTAAAGTTCTATATCTTGGTGCATCAGCAGGTACTACACCGTCTCATATTTCTGATATTTGTACAGAGGGTAGAATTTATAGTGTGGAATTTTCTGCTACCATGATTCGTGAGTTTCTTGATGTATCTAAGGATCGTCCTAATTTAATTGCACTTTTTGGTGATGCTACTCGTCCTCTTGAATATCAGAGTTTTCTTGAGGCTGTTGATGTAGTTTATAGTGATGTTGCTCAGGCTCGTCAGACTCAGTTGTTTATTGATAATTTTAAACTCTTTGCAAAAGAAGATGCAATTGGTATATTAATGATTAAAGCTCGAAGTATTGATGTAACACGTAATCCTAATGATATTTTTAAAGAACAGAAAAAGCTTTTAAAACAAGAGGGTTTACAAATTATTGAAGAAATAAAACTAGATCCATATGAGAAAGATCATATAGCATATATTTGTAAAAAAGCATTCTAA
- a CDS encoding ATP-binding protein — MICYITTTSFGFIATDNENNIVAYRLFEDNQKQKLEEIRKNKLLDEKKDLILDLHNKYDEVIIETSNSSLYTHLECENLVFEKTTTAGRFIRANLDEILFEITDLKDSDDITSQMNYAFNEVTRDEIQSSIKMNDVMIVETINSLEELDETTGKLIERLHEWCMPYLPELDKIHNQQLYAKLIATETTRSAIKESKLLENSNIDFIDANDDIEVKDSDLMIIKSFAASLCELYDTKNMLEEYIDEKIKEVAPNLYSVAGANISAKLIAHMNGLESLARLPSSTIQIIGAEKATFRHLKTGENPPKHGIIFQHPSIRGSNWWVRGKIARAVASKIAIAARKDAYGNGEVDDNLIKDLDEKVKKIKKDNPFPKRKNSKNTTSSKKSKKDKKQKKQRKKYGKKAKRNKRKLHKGDFNY, encoded by the coding sequence ATGATATGCTATATTACAACTACAAGCTTTGGTTTTATAGCGACGGATAATGAAAATAATATCGTTGCCTATAGACTTTTTGAAGATAATCAAAAACAAAAGCTTGAAGAAATAAGGAAAAATAAGTTATTAGATGAAAAAAAGGATTTAATTTTAGATCTTCACAATAAATATGATGAAGTTATCATTGAAACTAGCAATTCCTCACTTTACACACACCTTGAATGTGAAAATCTGGTATTTGAAAAAACTACTACTGCTGGTCGTTTTATACGTGCAAATCTTGATGAGATTCTATTTGAAATTACAGACCTAAAAGATAGTGATGATATTACATCACAGATGAACTATGCATTTAATGAAGTTACACGCGATGAGATTCAAAGTTCAATTAAGATGAATGATGTAATGATTGTTGAAACTATTAATTCTCTTGAAGAACTTGATGAAACAACAGGAAAACTTATTGAAAGACTTCATGAATGGTGTATGCCTTATCTTCCAGAACTTGATAAGATTCACAATCAACAGCTTTATGCAAAATTAATTGCTACTGAAACTACACGTAGTGCTATAAAAGAAAGTAAACTACTAGAAAATAGTAATATTGATTTTATTGATGCAAACGATGATATTGAAGTTAAAGACTCTGATCTTATGATTATTAAGAGTTTTGCTGCATCACTTTGTGAGTTATATGATACTAAAAATATGCTTGAAGAATATATTGATGAAAAGATTAAGGAAGTTGCACCTAACCTTTATAGTGTTGCTGGTGCTAATATTTCAGCAAAGCTTATTGCTCATATGAATGGTCTTGAATCTCTTGCAAGACTTCCATCTAGTACTATTCAAATTATTGGAGCAGAAAAGGCTACCTTCCGTCATCTTAAAACTGGTGAAAATCCTCCTAAGCATGGTATTATATTCCAACATCCTAGTATTCGTGGATCTAATTGGTGGGTTCGTGGTAAGATTGCTCGTGCTGTTGCATCAAAGATTGCTATTGCAGCAAGAAAGGATGCATATGGTAATGGGGAGGTTGACGATAATCTCATTAAGGATTTAGATGAAAAAGTTAAAAAAATTAAGAAAGACAATCCATTTCCTAAACGTAAAAATTCAAAGAATACCACATCATCTAAGAAGTCTAAGAAGGATAAAAAACAGAAAAAACAACGTAAAAAGTATGGTAAGAAGGCTAAACGTAACAAGAGAAAGTTACATAAGGGAGATTTTAATTACTAA
- the coaBC gene encoding bifunctional phosphopantothenoylcysteine decarboxylase/phosphopantothenate--cysteine ligase CoaBC has product MKIILCITGSIAATEDLKLIHELQRHNFDVECFMTDAACDIITPLSMEFASKHPVTTKLTGYVEHVINAKADLIVVAPATANTVSKFANKIADNAVTTLLLTANGYRTPILFVPSMHISMYHAIEDKINEIKDKYSEVTFLEPVNSENKAKFPDKRDIVLEVERRVSQQKLEGLNVVVATGATFEAIDDMRGITNRSSGKMGIELAKEAYRQGANVTVVCGRIDTYVPSVFERIDVESTDEMMEVIKSTIYEADIYISAAAISDFKIDKKDGKLSSDNDISVKFTKLPKVLKEIKEINPNIYVVGFKAEAAKTQEELIAKAKDRMEKYNTDLMIANDILTEGAGPGSDDNEVYIIDENDVVSKVELSSKRHVSEEIIDKIYDSI; this is encoded by the coding sequence ATGAAAATTATTCTTTGTATCACAGGAAGTATTGCTGCAACAGAAGATTTAAAACTTATACATGAACTTCAAAGACACAACTTTGATGTTGAATGTTTTATGACTGATGCTGCATGTGATATTATAACACCACTATCAATGGAATTTGCATCAAAACATCCTGTTACAACAAAACTTACAGGATATGTTGAACATGTAATTAATGCAAAGGCAGATCTTATTGTTGTAGCACCAGCAACAGCAAATACAGTTTCTAAATTTGCAAATAAAATTGCAGATAATGCAGTTACAACACTTCTTCTTACAGCAAATGGATATAGAACACCTATTCTCTTTGTTCCATCAATGCATATTTCAATGTATCATGCAATTGAGGATAAAATTAATGAAATTAAGGATAAATATAGTGAAGTTACATTCCTTGAACCTGTAAATAGTGAAAATAAGGCTAAGTTCCCTGATAAACGTGATATTGTACTTGAAGTTGAAAGAAGAGTATCACAACAGAAACTTGAAGGACTTAATGTTGTAGTTGCAACTGGTGCAACATTTGAAGCTATTGATGATATGCGTGGTATTACAAATAGAAGCTCTGGTAAGATGGGTATTGAACTTGCAAAAGAAGCATACAGACAAGGTGCAAATGTAACAGTTGTATGTGGACGTATTGATACGTATGTTCCTAGTGTATTTGAAAGAATTGATGTTGAATCTACAGATGAAATGATGGAAGTAATTAAAAGTACAATCTATGAAGCTGACATCTACATCTCAGCTGCTGCAATATCAGACTTTAAAATAGATAAGAAAGATGGAAAACTATCATCTGATAATGATATTTCAGTTAAATTTACAAAACTACCTAAAGTTCTTAAGGAAATAAAAGAAATTAATCCTAACATCTATGTTGTAGGATTTAAAGCAGAAGCTGCAAAAACACAGGAAGAGTTAATTGCAAAAGCAAAAGATAGAATGGAAAAATACAACACTGATCTTATGATTGCAAATGACATCCTAACTGAAGGTGCAGGTCCTGGCAGTGATGATAATGAAGTTTACATTATTGATGAGAATGATGTTGTATCAAAAGTTGAATTAAGTTCTAAACGTCATGTTTCTGAGGAAATTATTGACAAGATCTATGATTCAATATAA
- the pheA gene encoding prephenate dehydratase, whose translation MNKNKQVGYLGPEGTFSHEAAMIVVNNNTDAIKAYPSILSVFEDLNAGNISTAVVPIENSTEGSVSITLDCLTHFNMKIIKELVLPIRHNLLVQKGRTLDDIKMICSHQQPIAQCRRYINSTGKPTESMASTATAARYVTEISTAAVIGNKSLAEKYNLEILDSDIQDYSNNVTRFVILSKDDNDTTKGENNKTSIIISLCDDKPGGLYEILYEFKKENINLTRIESRPSKEGMGKYLFFIDMEGHRLDSHVSRVLKKVEKKVKIFKILGSYETTTAMGELK comes from the coding sequence ATGAATAAAAATAAACAAGTTGGATACTTAGGTCCTGAAGGTACATTTTCACATGAAGCAGCAATGATTGTTGTTAACAATAACACAGATGCCATAAAAGCATATCCTAGCATACTTAGTGTATTTGAAGACTTAAATGCTGGAAATATCTCAACTGCTGTAGTTCCTATTGAAAATTCTACAGAAGGCTCTGTTTCAATAACTCTTGATTGTTTAACTCATTTTAATATGAAAATTATTAAGGAACTTGTTCTTCCAATACGACATAATCTACTTGTCCAGAAAGGAAGAACACTAGATGATATTAAAATGATATGTTCACATCAACAGCCAATTGCACAGTGTCGTAGATATATTAATAGTACAGGTAAGCCTACAGAAAGTATGGCAAGTACTGCTACAGCTGCAAGATATGTAACTGAAATATCAACAGCTGCTGTTATTGGAAACAAATCACTTGCTGAGAAATATAATCTTGAAATACTAGATTCTGATATTCAAGATTATTCAAACAATGTAACACGATTTGTAATTTTATCAAAAGATGATAATGATACAACTAAAGGTGAAAACAATAAAACATCAATAATTATCTCTTTATGTGATGATAAGCCTGGAGGATTATATGAAATCCTATATGAATTTAAAAAGGAAAATATAAACCTTACAAGGATTGAATCTAGACCTTCAAAGGAAGGAATGGGTAAATACTTGTTTTTTATTGACATGGAAGGACATAGGCTAGATTCCCATGTTTCTAGAGTTCTTAAAAAAGTTGAAAAGAAAGTTAAAATTTTTAAGATTTTAGGTTCCTATGAAACTACAACTGCTATGGGGGAATTAAAATAA
- a CDS encoding CBS domain-containing protein — translation MTIEKIMAKDIVTVNKDQTVIDALKLMQKHKISRLPAISPKTKELVGIITEADMAIKIASAKYEEVPLTHMRISTIMTSDVITAAPSDSKLQVLKKMVDNHIGGIPIVDDGQIVGMITKTDFLKDLTDDVYTETSIKDILTKRVVTIGPDERFVHARRLMKDNEISRLVVVDSGTIAGIVTDKDLTKTIIDFKKRVPEKYQATQIRNLFVQELMSQTITTTTKDASIADVANTMVSEEFSGIPVSDDKNKVQGIITKSDILNFVYDHSRKRGNY, via the coding sequence ATGACAATCGAAAAAATAATGGCTAAAGATATCGTAACTGTAAATAAAGATCAAACAGTAATAGATGCATTAAAACTCATGCAAAAACATAAAATTTCCAGACTTCCAGCAATTTCACCAAAAACAAAAGAGTTAGTGGGAATAATAACAGAAGCAGATATGGCAATAAAAATTGCATCTGCAAAATATGAAGAAGTACCACTTACACACATGAGAATTTCCACAATAATGACATCAGATGTAATAACAGCAGCTCCATCTGATTCAAAATTACAAGTTCTTAAAAAGATGGTTGACAATCACATTGGTGGAATACCTATTGTTGATGATGGACAAATTGTTGGTATGATCACAAAAACAGACTTCCTTAAAGACTTAACTGATGATGTATACACAGAAACATCCATCAAAGACATACTTACAAAAAGAGTTGTTACAATAGGACCTGATGAAAGATTTGTACATGCAAGAAGATTAATGAAAGATAATGAAATTTCAAGATTAGTAGTTGTTGATTCAGGAACAATTGCAGGAATTGTAACAGATAAGGATCTTACAAAAACAATAATTGACTTCAAAAAACGTGTACCTGAAAAATACCAGGCAACACAGATTAGAAACTTATTTGTACAAGAATTAATGTCACAAACCATAACTACAACAACAAAAGATGCATCAATTGCAGATGTTGCAAATACTATGGTAAGTGAAGAATTCAGTGGAATTCCTGTATCTGATGATAAAAACAAAGTACAAGGTATTATTACAAAATCAGATATCTTAAACTTTGTATATGATCACAGTAGAAAAAGAGGAAACTACTAG
- the bsh gene encoding choloylglycine hydrolase — protein MCTGLTLKTKDEYTLFGRNMDLAYQFNQSVIITPRNFKYIDEFDGKEKQPKYASMGMASIIDNFPCYADGFNEKGVACAGLNFPQMAYFESDIDDDKVNVSAHGFIFWVLSNFASVDEVKKATENLAIINHPLNENTPEATLHWMVTDTTGKSIVIENTKDGLKVFDNPLGVLTNSPSFDWHLMNLNDYLSIKPTQPENTNWLECELKPMGVGMGTKGLPGGYSGVDRFIRIAYLKSQIDDPENLNIAISQFNRMLQAVAMPVGAVISEGSDDITIYTSCMILQKHEYIYTTYNNLTPHVISMDNEDLDGCEIKKFEYIDELKMEYQN, from the coding sequence ATGTGTACAGGATTAACTTTAAAAACTAAGGATGAATACACACTTTTTGGACGTAATATGGATCTTGCATACCAGTTCAATCAGAGTGTTATAATTACACCACGTAATTTCAAATATATTGATGAATTTGATGGCAAAGAAAAACAACCAAAATATGCATCTATGGGAATGGCATCAATAATTGATAACTTCCCATGCTATGCTGATGGATTTAATGAAAAAGGAGTTGCATGTGCAGGTCTTAACTTCCCACAGATGGCATACTTTGAAAGTGATATAGATGATGATAAAGTTAATGTTTCAGCACATGGATTTATCTTCTGGGTTCTTTCAAACTTTGCCAGTGTTGATGAGGTTAAAAAGGCAACAGAGAATCTTGCAATTATAAATCATCCACTAAATGAAAATACACCAGAAGCTACACTACACTGGATGGTAACAGACACAACTGGTAAATCAATTGTCATTGAAAATACAAAAGATGGACTGAAAGTATTTGACAATCCACTTGGAGTTTTAACTAACTCCCCATCTTTTGACTGGCATTTAATGAATCTTAATGATTATCTTTCAATAAAGCCAACACAACCTGAAAATACCAACTGGTTAGAGTGTGAACTTAAACCAATGGGTGTGGGTATGGGAACAAAAGGACTTCCTGGTGGATATTCTGGTGTTGACAGATTCATAAGAATTGCATATTTAAAATCACAGATAGATGATCCTGAAAATCTTAATATTGCCATAAGTCAATTTAATCGTATGCTTCAAGCTGTTGCAATGCCTGTTGGTGCTGTAATATCTGAGGGATCTGATGATATAACAATATATACCTCATGTATGATACTTCAAAAACATGAATATATCTACACAACATACAATAACCTTACACCACATGTTATATCAATGGACAATGAAGATCTTGATGGATGTGAAATTAAGAAATTTGAATACATTGATGAACTTAAAATGGAATATCAAAATTAA
- a CDS encoding CBS domain-containing protein: MKNKIIEKFRDDANELNQSNIVDIAIKDVIVAPASTSIINIANMMTKNNVRRIPITDPGSGKILGIITTMDILNFFGGGEKYKVITDKYEGNFLSAINAPIREIMTKGVKTLNIKDTIVDATTVMLESKIGGLPIVDDDDKLVGMLTEGDVVGKLKNIIAGSDVEDVMTSDVMTTTPGTRIEGVTKIMVRNSIRRIPIVGEDPKDNTEKLLGFITATDILKYIGDHKLFTELFSNEGNDVVDITIDKLMEKDVITTDKYAKTEDIIEIMEENDIKGVPVVDNETGKLEGIITVRDLLKTIIE; encoded by the coding sequence ATGAAAAATAAAATAATTGAAAAATTCAGAGATGATGCAAATGAACTAAATCAAAGTAACATAGTAGACATAGCAATCAAGGATGTTATTGTAGCACCAGCTAGTACATCAATTATTAACATAGCAAATATGATGACAAAAAACAATGTTCGTCGAATACCAATAACAGATCCTGGATCTGGTAAAATACTTGGTATTATTACAACAATGGATATTCTTAACTTCTTTGGTGGAGGAGAAAAATATAAAGTTATCACAGATAAATATGAGGGAAACTTCCTCTCTGCAATAAATGCACCAATACGTGAAATTATGACAAAAGGTGTTAAAACACTTAATATTAAAGATACAATTGTTGATGCAACAACTGTGATGCTTGAATCTAAAATTGGTGGACTTCCAATAGTTGATGATGATGACAAACTTGTTGGAATGCTTACAGAAGGAGATGTTGTTGGAAAACTTAAAAATATCATAGCAGGCAGTGATGTTGAAGATGTAATGACATCTGATGTTATGACAACAACACCAGGTACAAGAATTGAAGGTGTAACTAAGATTATGGTAAGAAATTCTATTCGTAGAATTCCAATTGTTGGTGAAGATCCAAAAGATAATACAGAAAAACTACTAGGATTTATCACAGCAACAGATATTCTTAAATACATTGGAGATCACAAATTATTCACAGAATTATTCTCTAATGAAGGAAATGATGTTGTTGACATTACCATTGACAAATTAATGGAAAAAGATGTAATTACAACAGATAAATATGCAAAAACAGAAGATATTATTGAAATAATGGAAGAAAATGATATTAAAGGTGTTCCAGTAGTAGATAATGAAACTGGAAAACTTGAAGGTATTATCACAGTACGTGACTTACTTAAAACAATAATAGAATAG
- a CDS encoding CBS domain-containing protein produces the protein MDLNLRENIGIKDAITYNVIKATSDVAISEIAEMMTQNNISSVVIEDEKVKGIVTTNNIISKVVSKNISPKDITADMVMEDYVSISPNTSLAEASTTMIKNKCKVVLVIEDEQLKGLLTLTDIVRVSPELIELFMEGQDIDDKYYEHRNYDDDEAIDEGVCENCGAYDTLRKYDGQYVCSECIDEELDE, from the coding sequence ATGGATTTAAATTTACGAGAAAATATTGGAATCAAAGATGCAATAACATACAATGTTATTAAGGCAACAAGTGATGTTGCAATCTCAGAAATCGCAGAGATGATGACACAAAACAATATAAGTTCCGTGGTTATAGAAGATGAAAAAGTAAAGGGAATAGTTACAACTAATAATATTATTTCAAAAGTTGTATCAAAAAATATATCACCAAAAGATATAACAGCAGATATGGTGATGGAAGATTATGTATCAATAAGTCCTAATACTTCACTTGCTGAAGCTTCAACAACCATGATCAAAAACAAGTGTAAAGTTGTACTTGTAATTGAAGATGAACAATTAAAAGGACTGCTAACATTAACTGATATTGTTAGAGTATCACCAGAACTCATAGAACTATTCATGGAAGGTCAAGATATTGATGATAAATACTATGAACATAGAAACTATGACGATGATGAAGCAATAGATGAAGGAGTATGTGAAAACTGTGGAGCATACGACACTCTAAGAAAATATGACGGACAATACGTCTGTAGTGAATGTATTGATGAGGAACTTGATGAATAA